Part of the Candidatus Brocadia sinica JPN1 genome, ATGGGTATGCCTTTTTTCATTGCTTCTTCAAGTGCTATCGTCGTTGGAGAGACAAAGAGGGGTTTCCTGCTTGCCTCAACCATTGCAGCCTCTCTTTTTTTCCACAGTTCGACAAAGGTTGTCCAGTCGACATCCAAGGTCTTCGCTTTTGGGGCTTTTTGGGGACGGTGTGTCCCATCAAATCTAAAATGTTCTACAAAGACCTCCGCATTTTCTAAAAGAAACTTTCCTTGGGAAGCACCTCTCGCTCTGACCCTCTCCCGCAAGGGGAGAGGGGATTTTTCTGCACCTGTTCTATCTTCCTCACTTGTTTTGTTCCCCTCATCTGTCTTATTTTCCTCGTATGTCTTATTTTCCTCCTTTGACGTAGATTCTCCGTTATTTCCCCTCCCTTGCTTGTCCAGAGCGAAGTCAAAGGAATGGAAGGGGTTAGGGGCGGGTGATACATTTTCATCTTCCTTTGTGTAACCATGATTCGTGAATGTTTCATCGCCAAGCTCAATGCCTGTGGCAGCCCTCACTGATTTTGTAATCAGCCCCATGTAAGATTTATCATCGTCCTTAAAGGAACCTGTAAGGATCAATCGTTCCTTTGCCCTGGTCATAGCCACATACAGGACACGTTTCTCTTCCTCCCATGAACGCTCGTTCAATTTCTTTTCAATCACGATACTTTGAAGATTTCTTATCTTTTGATTCCCCCTACCAATCGCAATGCCTGTCGTGGACGTAGACCAATCAAATACCGCTGAGTCCAGTACTTCTTTATCATTCCTTACTTCACCGTGCAGATTGCCCAGGATGACGACGGGAAATTCAAGACCCTTCGATTTATGGATGGACAAGATTTTCACAACATCCAGTGTCTCATCCGAGAGGGGACTCTCACCTTCTTCTTTTGCCTCCTTTATGCGTGCCTTGATGCGGTCTATAAAGTTTTTGAGTGAAATACCCTCTGACTGCTCCATATCACAAGCCATCTGGTAAAGTTTCCAGAGGTTGGCCAACTTCTGTTCACCATGCCAGGCACATGCCGTAATCTCTGCAATATGGGTATTGTCCATA contains:
- a CDS encoding 3'-5' exonuclease, coding for MPPCEGGGGGVKNLSTDFKKIIETFYSFLRKTHARAGILPVSQLIAEIMDNTHIAEITACAWHGEQKLANLWKLYQMACDMEQSEGISLKNFIDRIKARIKEAKEEGESPLSDETLDVVKILSIHKSKGLEFPVVILGNLHGEVRNDKEVLDSAVFDWSTSTTGIAIGRGNQKIRNLQSIVIEKKLNERSWEEEKRVLYVAMTRAKERLILTGSFKDDDKSYMGLITKSVRAATGIELGDETFTNHGYTKEDENVSPAPNPFHSFDFALDKQGRGNNGESTSKEENKTYEENKTDEGNKTSEEDRTGAEKSPLPLRERVRARGASQGKFLLENAEVFVEHFRFDGTHRPQKAPKAKTLDVDWTTFVELWKKREAAMVEASRKPLFVSPTTIALEEAMKKGIPIASGRTEGIPHFHPDEFEQHRMENYSFSTPYEGGTRKASNSTSPLCPPSEGGDKGKVIKSQRIRHDIEQSHPKHAALIGSICHRVLEGWDFHGTSQELQKSVESAIKWTINLGIIKGESSAQFQREDLAYREDSISPPSEGGYKGVVIKHQGIPFDTLQLQDVEFIKAEVEKILSVFIGSEAYKELQTAQILGREVPVLVNWDGQIMRGIIDVLYKIDNRIIIADYKTDHVTMTDLPAKAEKYQYQKEVYVEAVKHCLKIDNPEFKLIFLRLGKALPL